In a genomic window of Nodosilinea sp. E11:
- the galT gene encoding galactose-1-phosphate uridylyltransferase has translation MHSQTLLKPDGRNLTLYSRSPIAAGIIAPSPSSEPVQANPHLRWHPLRGEWVAYASHRQGRTFMPPPEYNPLAPTKDPQFPTELPQGNYDIAVFDNRFPSLISSATDAPHEIVDTVPANGACEVVVFTQDPQAALSSLPLDHIELLFQVWGDRTQAISQHSHIQYVLPFENKGVEVGVTLHHPHGQIYAYPFVPPVPARMGACQQEHYQQHQRGLLEDLIQAEIEDDQRILYRDEWAIAFVPVCARYPYEVWIAPIQPVATFQALTPNQRTGLARALKTVTLKYDGLWQRPFPYLMAWFQAPVNGEAHPEWHLHAQFYPPYRTSDRLKYLAGTELAAGMFANDALPEEKAKELQAVKVELEEVTRV, from the coding sequence ATGCATTCCCAGACGCTTTTGAAGCCAGATGGGCGCAACCTCACCCTGTACAGCCGCTCACCCATTGCGGCGGGAATAATCGCGCCTAGTCCGAGTAGTGAACCCGTTCAGGCCAATCCCCACCTCCGCTGGCACCCGCTGCGGGGGGAATGGGTGGCCTATGCCAGCCATCGCCAGGGGCGCACCTTCATGCCGCCCCCCGAGTACAACCCGCTGGCTCCTACCAAAGACCCGCAGTTCCCTACAGAGCTACCCCAGGGCAACTACGATATTGCGGTATTTGACAATCGCTTTCCGTCGCTGATTTCGTCAGCGACGGATGCGCCGCATGAAATTGTGGACACGGTGCCCGCCAACGGTGCCTGTGAGGTGGTGGTGTTTACCCAAGACCCCCAGGCGGCCCTGAGTTCGCTACCGCTAGACCATATTGAGCTGCTGTTTCAGGTGTGGGGCGATCGCACCCAGGCCATCAGCCAGCATTCCCACATTCAGTACGTCCTCCCCTTTGAGAATAAAGGGGTCGAAGTGGGGGTGACGCTGCACCATCCCCACGGGCAAATTTACGCCTATCCCTTTGTGCCGCCAGTGCCAGCTCGCATGGGAGCGTGTCAGCAGGAGCATTATCAGCAGCACCAGCGAGGATTGTTAGAGGATTTGATTCAGGCGGAGATTGAGGATGATCAGCGGATTTTGTATCGGGATGAGTGGGCGATCGCCTTTGTTCCCGTATGCGCCCGCTATCCCTATGAAGTCTGGATTGCCCCAATTCAACCCGTGGCCACCTTTCAGGCTCTAACGCCCAATCAACGGACGGGCTTAGCCCGAGCGCTAAAGACCGTGACCCTAAAATACGACGGCCTGTGGCAGCGCCCATTTCCCTACCTGATGGCCTGGTTTCAAGCACCCGTGAATGGAGAAGCCCACCCAGAATGGCACCTTCACGCTCAATTTTATCCCCCCTATCGCACCTCTGACCGGCTCAAGTATTTAGCCGGAACCGAACTGGCGGCGGGCATGTTTGCCAATGATGCGCTGCCGGAAGAAAAAGCCAAGGAATTGCAGGCCGTTAAGGTTGAGCTGGAAGAAGTCACGCGTGTTTAA
- a CDS encoding alpha glucosidase, whose product MAFQSDWWRSAVIYQIYPRSFADSNGDGIGDLPGILQKLDYVASLGVDALWISPFFKSPMKDFGYDISDYRAVDPLFGTLDDFKAILAAAHDRDLKVLIDQVWNHTSDEHAWFAESRTSRDNAKADWYVWADAKPDGTPPNNWLSTFGGSAWAWEPQRQQYYLHNFLDSQPDLNWYNPAVVEAILDTARFWLDLGVDGFRLDVVNFFTYDRSLQDNPMRPPEIPRPAGATQSDPFFAQINLYNFCQPDTIALLKPIRELTDHYGATTLAEISSAEDALTTSRDYVNGDDRLHMAYNSSLMTDEPLTVQRIEHLIRQVETLFDRGIICWTAGTHDFPRLKNRWSKYQPSSEFLQEAFDHMFAALMLSLRGSCCIYQGEELGLTQAEIPHAQMKDPFGIQGYPHVLGRDGSRTPMPWVKTAPQAGFTTHSEPWLPIPQQHRQAAVDGQEADPNSLLNKYRRLIHWRNRQPALKQGRVQLLSLSDDRLLGFVRQSEDQALLCMFNLSPETVYQDMTDLPQGHPTGEIVFSDRSYHDTLELPPFGVYFAALEPGTDWQN is encoded by the coding sequence ATGGCTTTTCAATCAGACTGGTGGCGTAGCGCTGTCATCTACCAAATTTATCCACGCAGTTTTGCCGACAGCAATGGTGACGGCATTGGCGATCTGCCTGGTATTCTGCAAAAGCTCGACTACGTCGCCAGTCTCGGAGTAGATGCCCTCTGGATTTCGCCCTTCTTTAAGTCCCCCATGAAGGACTTTGGCTACGATATCTCCGACTACCGGGCGGTAGACCCCCTATTTGGCACCCTTGACGACTTCAAAGCCATTTTGGCGGCGGCCCACGATCGCGACCTTAAGGTGCTCATCGACCAGGTGTGGAACCACACCTCCGACGAGCACGCCTGGTTTGCCGAAAGTCGAACCAGCCGCGACAATGCCAAAGCCGACTGGTACGTGTGGGCCGATGCAAAACCTGACGGCACCCCGCCTAACAACTGGCTGTCTACCTTTGGCGGCAGCGCCTGGGCCTGGGAACCGCAGCGGCAGCAGTACTACTTGCACAACTTCTTAGACAGCCAGCCCGACCTCAACTGGTACAACCCAGCCGTGGTCGAGGCCATCTTAGACACCGCTCGGTTCTGGCTCGATCTAGGGGTCGACGGCTTTCGCCTCGATGTGGTCAACTTTTTCACCTACGATCGCAGCCTTCAAGACAACCCCATGCGGCCCCCCGAGATCCCGCGTCCGGCGGGGGCGACCCAGAGCGATCCGTTCTTTGCGCAGATTAATCTCTATAACTTTTGCCAGCCCGACACCATTGCTCTGCTCAAGCCCATTCGAGAGCTGACTGACCACTACGGAGCCACTACCCTAGCCGAAATCAGCAGTGCCGAAGATGCCCTGACCACCTCCCGAGACTACGTCAACGGCGATGACCGGCTGCACATGGCCTACAACTCGTCGCTAATGACCGATGAGCCGCTCACCGTGCAGCGCATCGAGCACCTGATTCGCCAGGTAGAAACCCTGTTCGATCGCGGCATCATTTGCTGGACCGCAGGCACCCACGATTTTCCCCGGCTCAAGAACCGCTGGAGTAAATATCAGCCCAGCAGCGAATTTCTTCAGGAGGCCTTTGACCACATGTTTGCCGCCCTGATGCTCTCTCTGCGCGGCAGCTGCTGCATTTACCAAGGTGAAGAACTGGGCCTCACCCAGGCCGAGATTCCCCATGCTCAGATGAAAGACCCCTTTGGCATCCAGGGTTACCCCCATGTGCTGGGCCGCGATGGGTCGCGCACACCTATGCCCTGGGTAAAAACTGCGCCCCAGGCCGGGTTTACCACCCACAGCGAACCCTGGCTGCCGATTCCTCAGCAGCACCGCCAGGCGGCGGTCGATGGTCAAGAGGCTGACCCTAACTCGCTGCTCAACAAGTATCGGCGACTCATTCACTGGCGCAACCGGCAGCCTGCCCTCAAGCAGGGCCGAGTGCAATTGCTGTCGCTGAGCGACGATCGCCTGCTGGGGTTCGTACGCCAAAGCGAGGACCAGGCCCTGCTCTGCATGTTTAACCTCAGCCCCGAGACAGTCTACCAAGACATGACTGACCTACCCCAGGGGCATCCCACCGGGGAGATTGTCTTCAGCGATCGCAGCTACCACGACACCCTAGAGCTGCCGCCCTTTGGCGTCTATTTTGCGGCGCTTGAGCCAGGTACTGACTGGCAGAACTAA
- a CDS encoding NAD(P)/FAD-dependent oxidoreductase: MASLAHGVVIGGSVAGLLAARVLLNHADRVTLLERDRLPTAPGPRPGIPQAQHVHALLLRGQQILETLFPSLTADLTAQGALRLDWTADWQFLTAWDWMPQHVSHLEGLICSRPLLEWYLRDRLLQMPGFELQAATTVTGLVFEGKAARVTGVVLAEDGGDQTLAADWVVDASGRNSKLVDWLAAQGLQRPPATTVNSFLGYASRWYQRPSHRPPKGIIVASQPGVTRRGGVLYPVEGDRCVVTLSGIEKDYPPADEAGFLAFAQSLRDPSIAQAMQDWEPISPIHSYRRTDNHWRHYEQLADLPDGVVALGDAVCAFNPVYGQGMTAAALGATLLDRCLQRSATSGQGRRFQKQLAQELLSPWLMATGEDFRWPMTTGDRPGWLSRQFQRYFDRVTQAANHDPQIHCAFIEVAHLTKPPTHLLAPRIAWKALTLP; encoded by the coding sequence ATGGCTTCTCTAGCCCATGGAGTGGTAATTGGTGGCAGTGTGGCCGGTTTGCTAGCGGCGCGGGTGTTGCTCAACCACGCCGATCGGGTGACGCTGCTAGAGCGCGATCGCCTACCCACTGCCCCCGGCCCCCGGCCCGGCATTCCCCAGGCTCAGCATGTCCATGCCTTGCTGCTGCGGGGGCAGCAGATTTTAGAGACACTGTTTCCCAGCCTAACTGCCGACCTAACTGCCCAGGGAGCCCTGCGCCTAGACTGGACCGCAGACTGGCAGTTTCTCACCGCTTGGGACTGGATGCCCCAGCATGTGTCACACCTAGAGGGCCTGATCTGTAGTCGGCCCCTGCTGGAGTGGTACCTGCGCGATCGCCTGTTGCAAATGCCGGGCTTTGAGCTACAAGCCGCCACCACCGTCACTGGCCTGGTGTTTGAAGGAAAAGCCGCCCGCGTCACTGGGGTGGTACTGGCAGAAGACGGAGGTGACCAAACCCTTGCCGCCGATTGGGTGGTCGATGCCTCGGGCCGCAACTCTAAGCTGGTCGACTGGCTGGCAGCTCAGGGTTTACAACGCCCCCCTGCCACCACCGTCAACTCCTTTTTAGGCTACGCCAGTCGCTGGTACCAGCGACCCTCCCACAGGCCTCCCAAGGGCATCATTGTGGCGTCTCAGCCGGGAGTGACTCGGCGGGGCGGGGTGCTCTATCCGGTAGAGGGCGATCGCTGTGTGGTCACCCTCAGCGGCATCGAAAAAGACTATCCCCCAGCCGATGAGGCCGGATTTCTGGCCTTTGCCCAGAGTTTGCGCGATCCATCCATAGCCCAGGCCATGCAGGATTGGGAGCCGATCTCGCCCATTCACAGCTACCGCCGCACCGACAACCACTGGCGTCATTACGAGCAGCTTGCCGATCTACCTGATGGAGTGGTCGCCCTAGGCGATGCTGTCTGTGCGTTTAACCCGGTTTACGGCCAAGGTATGACCGCCGCCGCCCTGGGCGCAACTCTGTTAGATCGCTGTTTGCAGCGTTCTGCCACAAGCGGGCAGGGCCGTCGGTTTCAAAAGCAGTTAGCTCAAGAGCTACTGTCTCCCTGGCTGATGGCCACAGGCGAAGATTTTCGCTGGCCGATGACGACCGGCGATCGCCCCGGTTGGCTAAGTCGACAATTCCAGCGCTACTTTGACCGGGTGACCCAGGCCGCCAACCACGACCCTCAAATTCACTGCGCTTTTATTGAGGTGGCCCACCTGACCAAACCACCCACCCACCTCCTCGCCCCCCGCATTGCCTGGAAAGCGCTGACCTTGCCCTAG
- a CDS encoding M24 family metallopeptidase: protein MNRLEEISEKLAVLRHTLQQTDAAGIRLRGTDWFAWATAGGSNTVLLAAETGVAEVLVTPTNAWVLTDEIEAQRLKDEELPEGSPYQLQVNPWAEDSAREAFVREATGGGQVLSDKPKQSSEAALPASLIHHRRVMLPSELDRYRQVGRLASEAMTEVLTRAQPTWTEDQLAGAGAEAMWSRGLHPVLTLAAGDRRLPLYRHPLPSGETLGRQAMLVFCARGHGLIVSLTRFVFFEKLSEADRQRHRTIAEIEAVALAHSQVDAPLNEIHQTLATAYEQHGFPNAIREHHQGGTAGYGAREVIATAETGDRLAAAMILAWNPSIPGAKVEDTFVLHADNRLENLSFDPQFPHQEIAGRLRSMPLERA from the coding sequence ATGAATCGGTTAGAAGAAATTTCTGAAAAATTGGCCGTGCTGCGGCATACGCTCCAGCAAACGGACGCCGCCGGAATTCGTTTGCGGGGCACCGATTGGTTTGCCTGGGCGACGGCTGGAGGTTCCAACACGGTGCTGTTGGCCGCTGAAACGGGGGTGGCGGAGGTACTGGTAACGCCCACCAATGCCTGGGTGCTGACCGATGAAATCGAGGCCCAGCGGCTGAAAGATGAGGAACTACCCGAGGGGTCTCCCTACCAGCTTCAGGTCAACCCCTGGGCAGAAGACTCTGCGCGGGAAGCCTTTGTGCGGGAGGCGACGGGGGGCGGCCAGGTGCTGAGTGACAAGCCAAAACAATCCTCTGAAGCTGCCCTACCCGCATCCCTCATTCACCACCGCAGGGTGATGTTGCCCAGCGAACTCGATCGCTATCGCCAGGTGGGACGGCTGGCCAGCGAAGCGATGACCGAGGTGTTAACCCGAGCCCAACCGACCTGGACAGAAGACCAATTGGCGGGAGCGGGGGCAGAAGCGATGTGGTCTAGGGGGCTACATCCGGTGCTGACGCTAGCTGCGGGCGATCGCCGCCTTCCCCTCTACCGCCACCCCCTACCCAGCGGCGAAACCCTGGGTCGCCAGGCGATGCTGGTGTTTTGTGCGCGAGGGCATGGGCTGATTGTCAGCCTGACCCGCTTTGTGTTCTTCGAGAAATTATCGGAGGCGGACCGGCAACGCCATCGCACGATCGCTGAGATTGAAGCCGTTGCCCTGGCTCACTCCCAGGTGGATGCGCCGCTGAATGAGATCCATCAGACATTGGCCACGGCCTACGAACAGCACGGGTTCCCTAACGCGATTCGGGAACACCACCAGGGGGGCACCGCTGGCTATGGGGCGCGGGAAGTGATCGCGACCGCAGAGACGGGCGATCGCCTCGCTGCTGCCATGATCCTGGCCTGGAACCCCAGCATTCCAGGGGCCAAGGTTGAGGACACCTTTGTTTTGCACGCCGATAACCGCTTGGAAAACCTGAGTTTTGACCCCCAGTTTCCCCACCAGGAGATTGCCGGACGGCTGCGATCGATGCCCCTGGAGCGCGCCTGA
- a CDS encoding MOSC domain-containing protein, with product MTPQVATIQVGLPQTLGTDHASDPMEQTWTTGFFKTPVEGERWLSLTNLAGDGQADLKNHGGLDKAVLAYSGDHYNYWRSQLDRPDLPPGAFGENFTIVGQTEATVCVGDVYQIGEARVQVSQPRQPCWKLSRRWRVADLALQVKANGRTGWYFRVLQAGLVQPGLEVLLCDRPFPQWTIARANQIMHHDRDNPAAVALANCPLLSQNWQAKLLRQR from the coding sequence ATGACCCCTCAAGTTGCAACCATTCAGGTTGGCCTGCCCCAGACCCTGGGCACCGACCATGCCTCCGACCCCATGGAGCAAACCTGGACTACCGGTTTTTTTAAGACGCCCGTAGAGGGAGAGCGATGGCTCAGCCTCACCAATCTGGCTGGCGATGGCCAGGCCGACCTCAAGAACCACGGTGGCCTTGACAAAGCCGTGCTGGCCTACAGTGGCGACCACTACAACTACTGGCGATCGCAGCTCGACCGCCCCGACCTGCCGCCCGGTGCCTTTGGCGAAAACTTTACGATCGTGGGGCAGACCGAAGCGACGGTCTGCGTTGGTGATGTCTATCAAATCGGCGAGGCCAGGGTGCAGGTGTCGCAGCCCCGGCAGCCCTGCTGGAAACTCTCCCGCCGCTGGCGAGTTGCCGATCTGGCCCTGCAAGTGAAGGCCAATGGCCGCACGGGGTGGTATTTTCGAGTGCTGCAAGCGGGCCTGGTGCAACCAGGGTTAGAGGTGCTGCTGTGCGATCGCCCTTTTCCTCAGTGGACCATTGCCCGCGCTAACCAGATCATGCACCACGATCGCGACAACCCAGCCGCCGTCGCCTTGGCGAACTGTCCACTGCTATCGCAAAATTGGCAAGCAAAACTGCTCCGGCAGCGCTAG
- a CDS encoding Gfo/Idh/MocA family oxidoreductase: MTPPQPTTNGQSQSAQAEHRKIRYAVVGLGWFAQVAALPAFPSTEKSEVVALVSDDPTKLKELSQQYGIAHTYSYDQYEDCLTSGAIDAVYIALPNHLHCEYTVRAANQGIHVLCEKPMATTPAEGEQMIEACQRNGVKLMIAYRLHLDPANLQAIEIVQSGQIGDPRIFNSVFSQQVEQGNTRLQQATGGGSLEDIGIYCINAARYLFQDEPVEVFAVAANNGEARFAEVNEMTSVILCFPHQRLATFTVSFGASKVSTYRVIGTQGDLRLEPAYSWQGERTHHLTIDGETETRTFASHSQLAGEFDYFADSILQDTDLEPSGLEGLNDIRIIEALHQSIQTGKPVAISPLDHHQRPTPAIATVRPENPTQPDPVHAASPGGS, translated from the coding sequence ATGACACCTCCCCAACCCACCACTAACGGCCAGAGCCAGTCTGCTCAAGCAGAGCACCGCAAAATTCGCTACGCAGTCGTGGGCCTGGGTTGGTTTGCCCAGGTGGCGGCCCTGCCCGCGTTTCCTAGCACCGAGAAGTCTGAAGTTGTGGCTTTGGTTTCTGACGACCCCACCAAACTGAAGGAACTCAGTCAGCAATACGGCATTGCCCACACCTACAGCTACGACCAGTACGAAGACTGCCTCACCAGCGGGGCGATCGACGCTGTTTACATCGCTCTGCCCAACCACCTGCACTGTGAGTACACCGTGCGGGCCGCTAACCAGGGCATTCACGTACTGTGTGAAAAACCTATGGCTACGACCCCCGCTGAGGGTGAGCAGATGATTGAGGCCTGCCAGCGCAACGGCGTCAAGCTGATGATTGCCTACCGCTTGCATCTCGATCCGGCCAATTTGCAGGCAATAGAAATAGTGCAGTCGGGGCAAATTGGTGACCCCCGCATCTTCAACTCCGTCTTTTCTCAGCAGGTAGAGCAGGGCAATACTCGTCTACAACAGGCGACGGGCGGCGGCAGTTTAGAAGATATTGGCATCTACTGCATCAACGCAGCGCGGTATCTCTTTCAAGATGAACCGGTCGAGGTGTTTGCCGTAGCCGCCAACAATGGCGAAGCGCGCTTTGCCGAAGTCAATGAAATGACCAGCGTTATTCTCTGCTTTCCGCACCAGCGGCTGGCCACCTTTACCGTTAGCTTTGGCGCGAGTAAGGTCTCAACCTACCGGGTGATAGGCACCCAGGGCGATCTGCGCCTAGAACCCGCCTACAGCTGGCAGGGCGAAAGAACCCACCATCTCACGATCGATGGCGAAACTGAGACGCGTACCTTTGCTTCCCATAGTCAACTGGCGGGAGAGTTCGACTATTTTGCCGATAGCATTCTGCAAGACACCGATCTTGAGCCCTCGGGTTTAGAAGGGCTCAATGACATTCGCATTATTGAGGCGCTGCACCAGTCCATTCAGACGGGTAAGCCTGTGGCTATTTCTCCGTTAGACCACCACCAGCGCCCCACGCCAGCCATTGCTACCGTGCGTCCAGAAAACCCTACCCAACCTGACCCCGTTCACGCCGCCAGCCCAGGGGGATCTTAG
- a CDS encoding SIMPL domain-containing protein, with the protein MTMKHYAPKRLTAVALMSMALAAGLSFTPRFTPTAIAQEITMRTLMVTGQGEESVPTTKTQVDLGVDVQGTDAAAVQREVAQRTAAVVELLRSRQVEKLETTGIQLSPRYNYENGRSEVIGYSGSNTVQFRMPTERVGTLLDDAVNAGANQIRGISFVADDAALEAARQAALRNAVDDAQAQANTVLNSLNLRPEEVVSIQINGAASPPPVPMPRVAEYSRAQADVATPVVGGEQTVQAQVTLQIRY; encoded by the coding sequence ATGACAATGAAACACTATGCTCCTAAACGACTGACAGCGGTGGCGCTGATGTCAATGGCCCTAGCCGCAGGGCTGAGCTTTACCCCTAGATTTACCCCCACGGCGATCGCCCAGGAGATCACAATGAGAACGCTAATGGTAACCGGCCAGGGCGAAGAGTCGGTGCCCACCACTAAAACCCAGGTCGATTTGGGGGTTGATGTGCAAGGTACCGATGCCGCCGCCGTACAGCGCGAAGTGGCCCAGCGTACCGCAGCAGTGGTCGAGCTGCTGCGATCGCGCCAAGTCGAAAAACTCGAAACCACCGGCATTCAGCTCAGCCCCCGCTACAACTACGAAAATGGCCGCTCTGAGGTCATCGGCTACAGCGGCAGCAACACCGTCCAATTTCGCATGCCCACCGAGCGCGTCGGCACCCTGCTCGATGACGCCGTCAATGCCGGGGCCAACCAAATTCGCGGCATTAGCTTTGTCGCCGACGATGCCGCCCTCGAAGCCGCCCGCCAGGCCGCCCTTCGCAATGCCGTAGACGATGCCCAAGCCCAGGCCAATACGGTGCTCAACAGCCTCAATCTCAGACCCGAAGAAGTGGTCAGCATCCAGATCAACGGCGCTGCATCGCCGCCGCCGGTACCCATGCCCCGTGTCGCGGAGTATAGCCGTGCCCAAGCCGACGTAGCCACCCCCGTCGTCGGTGGTGAGCAAACGGTGCAGGCTCAGGTCACCCTGCAAATTCGCTACTAG
- a CDS encoding Crp/Fnr family transcriptional regulator: protein MPVDVQQLQNSALFKDLEPALLVQLAEHSRIKAYDTSEIVFHEGDALPACLYLLVTGSLRLTKASESGKETILRLLWADQMFAAPALFGNGQAPATATAMEPIEVLTIQREALLEGFRQAPELALHLLSIFNQRLQHLHDRVHGLVSERAIVRLIHYLDYFAARAGTEPVPQGQRLRSHLTYYQIARSIGITYEECVRLFKQLNGAVAYQRGGEITILDPDRLAAIAQHQANPSA from the coding sequence ATGCCGGTAGATGTTCAGCAGCTTCAGAACAGTGCTCTATTTAAAGACTTAGAGCCCGCCCTGCTGGTGCAGTTAGCTGAGCACAGCCGCATTAAAGCCTACGACACCAGCGAGATTGTGTTTCATGAGGGCGATGCCTTGCCTGCCTGCCTTTACCTGCTGGTGACGGGGTCTCTGCGCTTAACCAAGGCCTCTGAATCGGGCAAGGAGACGATTTTGCGGCTGCTGTGGGCCGATCAGATGTTTGCGGCCCCGGCCCTGTTTGGCAATGGCCAGGCCCCAGCCACCGCGACAGCGATGGAGCCCATTGAGGTGCTGACCATTCAGCGAGAGGCTCTGCTTGAGGGGTTTCGCCAGGCCCCCGAATTGGCGCTGCACCTGCTGAGTATCTTTAACCAGCGGCTGCAGCATCTGCACGACCGGGTGCATGGGCTGGTGTCTGAGCGGGCGATCGTGCGGTTGATTCACTATCTAGACTATTTTGCGGCTAGGGCGGGCACCGAGCCGGTGCCCCAGGGTCAACGCCTGCGATCGCACCTCACCTATTACCAGATCGCCCGCAGCATTGGCATCACCTACGAAGAATGTGTGCGTCTGTTTAAGCAGCTCAATGGCGCAGTGGCCTACCAGCGGGGTGGCGAAATCACTATTCTCGACCCTGACCGGCTCGCTGCGATCGCTCAGCACCAGGCCAACCCCTCGGCCTGA
- a CDS encoding glycoside hydrolase family 2 protein — MKFFGKCLEEEYPCDLTPNIRAQAISAYPRPQLQRSQWTSLNGSWKFTYDDEGRYARPNDVKAWNQTIEVPFAPESIRSGIHDQGFHPNCWYEREFEVLAEGDGQKPAKGQRVLLHFGAVDYRARVWVNGEFMIDHEGGHTPFSMDITSVLRPDGRQTVTLWAADDPHDLAKPRGKQDWQQNPHSIWYPRTSGIWQTVWLEEVPATYIDRIKWTPHFERWEIGFEGFVSGDSQKEMHLKVRLTVGKQLLVNDMYEVLNGEIHRRIALSDPGIDDYRNELLWSPEKPTLIDAQIQLWCEGQMVDEVRSYTAMRTVSIQRDRFMLNGHPYYLRLVLDQGYWEDTLMTAPSDDALRRDVELVKQMGFNGVRKHQKIEDPRFLYWADVLGLMVWEEMPSAYRFTPKAVERLTKEWTEVIERDASHPCIVVWVPFNESWGVPDLTATPAHRHCVQALYHLTKTLDPTRPVIGNDGWESTATDILAIHDYDTQPHSVAKRYGPEVKLTDLFDRQRPGGRVLTLDGYPHQGQPIMLTEFGGIACTKPEEQNSTWGYARSDNALEFQRQYAALLQTVNRVEMFSGFCYTQLTDTFQEANGLLYIDRTPKFPIEAIASATLGRGMGEDAPSMLQESAKVAQAQMEHAFPDAFEARWAQPHPVQPLTHCGGNNRA; from the coding sequence ATGAAATTCTTCGGTAAATGTCTTGAAGAAGAATACCCCTGCGACTTGACGCCCAACATTCGAGCGCAGGCCATCTCAGCCTACCCCCGTCCTCAGCTTCAGCGTTCTCAATGGACCTCGCTGAATGGCTCCTGGAAGTTCACCTACGATGACGAAGGGCGCTATGCACGACCCAACGATGTCAAAGCGTGGAATCAGACTATCGAAGTTCCCTTCGCTCCCGAATCTATCCGCAGTGGTATTCATGACCAGGGGTTTCATCCAAATTGCTGGTACGAGCGAGAGTTTGAAGTATTAGCCGAGGGGGATGGTCAAAAACCAGCCAAAGGCCAACGCGTCCTGCTCCACTTTGGCGCGGTCGATTACCGGGCGCGGGTGTGGGTCAACGGCGAGTTTATGATTGACCACGAGGGCGGCCACACCCCCTTCTCGATGGATATCACCTCTGTCCTGCGCCCCGATGGCCGGCAGACCGTAACCCTCTGGGCCGCAGACGACCCCCACGACTTGGCCAAACCCCGAGGTAAGCAAGACTGGCAGCAGAACCCTCACAGCATCTGGTATCCCCGCACCAGCGGCATTTGGCAAACGGTGTGGCTAGAAGAAGTTCCGGCTACCTATATCGATCGCATCAAGTGGACTCCTCATTTCGAGCGCTGGGAAATTGGCTTTGAGGGCTTTGTTTCTGGCGACTCACAAAAGGAAATGCACTTAAAGGTGCGGTTGACCGTGGGCAAACAACTCCTGGTCAACGATATGTATGAGGTGCTGAATGGCGAAATTCACCGCCGCATCGCCCTCTCCGACCCCGGTATTGATGACTATCGCAATGAGTTGCTGTGGAGCCCTGAGAAGCCAACGCTGATCGATGCCCAGATTCAACTGTGGTGCGAGGGGCAGATGGTAGATGAGGTGCGATCGTATACCGCCATGCGGACGGTGAGCATTCAGCGCGATCGCTTTATGCTCAACGGCCATCCCTACTATCTGCGGCTGGTGCTCGACCAGGGCTACTGGGAAGACACCCTGATGACCGCCCCTTCCGATGACGCCCTGCGCCGCGATGTGGAACTGGTTAAGCAAATGGGCTTCAACGGCGTGCGTAAGCACCAGAAAATTGAAGACCCCCGCTTTCTGTACTGGGCCGATGTGCTGGGGCTAATGGTCTGGGAAGAAATGCCCAGTGCCTACCGCTTTACCCCCAAGGCGGTGGAACGGCTGACGAAGGAATGGACAGAGGTGATTGAGCGCGATGCCAGTCATCCCTGCATTGTGGTCTGGGTGCCGTTCAACGAGTCCTGGGGTGTGCCCGACCTGACGGCAACCCCGGCCCATCGTCACTGTGTTCAGGCACTGTACCACCTGACCAAAACCCTCGACCCCACCCGCCCGGTAATCGGCAACGATGGCTGGGAAAGTACGGCCACCGATATTCTGGCGATCCACGACTACGACACCCAACCCCACAGCGTGGCAAAACGCTACGGGCCTGAGGTAAAGCTGACGGATCTGTTCGATCGGCAGCGTCCCGGCGGTCGGGTGCTGACCCTAGACGGCTACCCCCACCAAGGACAGCCGATTATGCTGACCGAGTTTGGCGGCATTGCCTGTACCAAACCCGAAGAACAGAACAGCACCTGGGGCTATGCCCGCTCCGACAATGCCCTGGAGTTTCAGCGGCAGTATGCGGCGCTGCTGCAAACGGTGAATCGGGTGGAAATGTTTAGTGGTTTCTGCTACACCCAACTGACCGATACCTTTCAGGAGGCCAACGGGCTGTTATACATCGATCGCACGCCAAAATTCCCTATCGAGGCGATCGCATCTGCCACTTTGGGTAGGGGGATGGGGGAGGATGCTCCGTCTATGCTGCAAGAGTCTGCAAAAGTAGCACAGGCCCAAATGGAACATGCATTCCCAGACGCTTTTGAAGCCAGATGGGCGCAACCTCACCCTGTACAGCCGCTCACCCATTGCGGCGGGAATAATCGCGCCTAG